ACTCCAACTTCCATCATTTCTTTGCAGCTGCACTCAGTCAGcttaaacaaattgaaaacaGAACGACCAAGACTTCAAATAATAACGCGTCATTAACAATGACCTACGTGTGATGCGTCACGTTAATACTAATCGCGATCGGTTTGATTTCAGAATTGTTACATTGAAGAATTCTTAGAAAAgacaacttttttcttttttgatatttttttgggGTGTTTAAATATAGGCACCTCGTTTTTCAATTTCATTGATTaaacatatgttttttttttaagaatttgattaaacagttttcttacaattttattACAGCACGTTCGAATGTATGATCGTTTGATTATATTGGTACGTTTGATTACCTATAATATGGGTACATATGGTTTTATGgtactgttgaccctaaaaactaccaaacatACATGGCATGCTAGCCTAGTAAtcaataagctaactacgtcattcggttgtgtgcggggcatACCAACTAGTCGGTCCAGCTCGGCCGgagagtaaaatttgttgatgtcgcgttgggcgcgctgctgacttcttgatcttgcgattgcggtcgaggaaggaacatgtattgacctttgggttctagagcctgaaaaCAAGGCTGCTAGTCTTGCGAAGTTCACAGATAGTCGACACTGGGTtcggtcacggtgattatattcgtaagagtataagcacgccgaactgGCACCAAACTATACGGACACAAGTACTAAAAAAAGATGCATGTCTTGATGGTGAATGTAGTTCGACCGTCagaatgtcgaactctaaaacttacttgtgaatatctaatcataaaacaactcggtgTTTAATGCGCCGAGCCCAGTAATCTGTAACActtcacttcgccgagaaggctgatgagatgacctctaccaacaaggattcgaaaatccttgtcaatcgagacttggataggtaatcagtcGATCGAGAagtagtgttgtttatccaaactgaaggtgctccttgatcggctgattctacgactccagtgctatttatccaaactgaagatatcaccagttgccttcacagtgttgtttatccaaactgaagatgtgtcggcgagaaaaagaaaataaaaatctcaaagttgttgagaggtttcgcgtagagtgagactttgcgcagggcagtttgtgtgttgaattggagagagcTGGAATGATTCACACCCTTTCCTATTTATAGCAATCTCTCATAGCTGAGCTAGAACCACTCCTAGATTAGGATTCCTCAACCTAATCTAACTAGGACTCGGccaatcctaattcaactaggactTTGAACCCACCTTTTAAACAAGCCAAATTCACTTCCTGAGTTCCACAGTATCTCTGGGACTCCTTATCATACCAGGTCTCGACAACTTCACCTTTATCCAAAACAAACTCCTCATAACAGGATTCAGCCAACCTTGATAAGGCCGACCCATGACAAGATTTTAAACAAACACCTTTGGGTCGAGGATATTTCTGAGCTTGACCCAAAATAacattttgggtccaaacattgccccctcgcttctgaggtccttgGCTTAAACACCTAGTCGAGCCTCGACCTTGAAAAAGTGAAATCAAACCTTTAGTATATCTTTAAAAGACAACGAAAAGTCTTGATATTCCGTTCACTCAGGTGCATTTATGAagcacgattgcacgatcttaATTGTGTCAGATGCTCTGCCACGTGATGATCCCTCAGCTTACTCGTCTGCATTTAATAATGACTCTTGAATCGTGCAACCATCGATACGTCTTTTCACCATTAAACCCGTCGCCACATGCAATTGTGCATCCTTTCCACGAGTTCTTCGGACTCTTCACTTGGATTTTTTGAACATTCATCATGATTACAAAATCCTCTGTCGATTTTAtcacccatttaaaaaaaaaactaaactgtTGATCTTCCTCCaaaaatgcctataaatactcaACTCACTTTCATTCGAATTTTACACTCTTAAAATTATTGAATCTCTTGCCAATTGCTCTCACAACCTAGAAATCTCAAACCCAGAAAAACTTAAACTAGAAAATCCCTTAAGTTTTCATCAACGGCTTCCAACACTTTTATTACCAACCTTTCTGAGGAGTGCACCAACTGCAAGGACTTCATCAACCAAAATGCTATCAAGACCCTACGGTTTGAAGGCGATTCAAATGCTACCCACCAAATCTTAGGACCACTTTTCAAAGATGTCGTCCCAAAGGCCATCATCGACATGCTCAAGGTCTAATGCTTGAAACATTTGCTCAAAGGGTATGATTGGTCGAAGTAGGATTTGGCCAGGCCTCAAGGAGCCTGGCCCTCGACCCCTGTATCTTAGGCGGCTTGGGTCGAACGAATGGAAAAGTTCTTCAATACGGAGTGGAAAACTCTTGGCATTTATGATGCCATCAATCTTTCAACTGTTGAAATTGTCATGGACCGGGAGCTTCTCATAGTAGCCCTGAGCTTTTGGTGCTTAACCACCAACACAATGATACTCTCTCTCAACCCTATTGGCTCCACCATGCTCGACATATCGGCCATCCTTGGCACTTCTCCATCTGGTCTTCCAGTTGATACCGTCATTCCTGGGTATCAATTCGACTTAGACCTTAAATCATTATTCAACGAGCGTGCCGCCGAGGCCCTAAAGAAGACAGACCAAGAACCCCTAAAAGATGAAGTCCAGGAGCTGCATAAGAACTTCTTTAACTATAACACTCTCATCTACCACTTTGCTGGCCGAAAGGAGGAAAACCTACAGAAAGGGGAACATGAAGCCTTCATATTCTACTGGTATAACAAATTTATTGTttgtaccaagtcaaataaATGTTTGATCGAAAATATGCCAGTGGCTGAAGCCCTGGCCAGTGGTCACACCTTAGCTCTTAGTTCGGCCATCCTTGCCAACCTTATGCGTTGCCTGGCCGAATCAACAGTCGCCAAAATTGACCCACACCAAAACGACAAACTCTGGGTTTTTCCAGCTCTGGCTGCAGGTCTACTTCACCAGCTTGAGGCCAGAAATCCCCAGCTTCAAGTCCTCTAAAGCACTAGGTCTTCAATTAGCCTTTAGACTAGTTCCTCCTCACTCGGCCGAAGAAGTCTTCAAGTACTTCTTCGGCCTAAAAGATCTTTCTAACGATGAATTCTTGATCGGTCGTCTTCAAAAGTACCCATCTTCCATTAAGCTTCCATCCTCGGCATGGGATGAGACCAAAGACACCATCCTTATACAAAATTGGGGGGCGTTCGTGCTAACTCGCGACCTCCCTCTTGGTTGTGACGCTCGACGCGCGAATTGGGAAGTCTACCACCCCCACTTTACCATTTGGCAACTTGGCTTCCTCCAAGGCTACCATGTGCCTCTACTTACCTCCCAATCTCTTCTAAGTCGAGAACGTCTCTCTAGTTCGTCTGAGAGAGAGTGTAAAGAAGCCGAGAAAGAATTTTAAGAGAGGTGCACGAAATTCCACCTTTGGCCAAATGTCCCGGAAACTCACAGCACCAACACCTTTGCTGATTGGTGGGACACATACATCCAAGAATTCTTTAGCACACCGATCGAGGATGTTGTCAAAATTCTTTTCAACAATCGTCCAAGGAAAGCTCCTGCCCTAAAATCTAAAGAAATGACCCAAGGCATACGTctttatttatttctatttcTTGCCCAAAACTATCAACCTAacttaaattcatttttagtaGGTTATCCACTAAAGCGGGCCTACACGACCTCGACGGTTGTAGCAAAAAAGAAGCTTGCTCCCCCAAAGAAGGCTACAACTCTCCAAGTTCCTGCAGCTTCTCGTACTCCAATGGCGGCCACTACTGTGTCAGTAACACGGAATAAATGGCCTCGCCCAGAGATTGGGGTGGTTGGTAAGTTTTCCCCACTCCAAAAACGCataaaaagaaggcaaagaaggGGGAGCGAGAGATTCTTGTGATCTCAAGTCAAACAACAGGGGCAACTGTTCTTAGTGTGTTTCTCCCTCCTCCTGTCGTTGATGTCTCGGTGAAAGGACCGCAAGATCATTCGATGGATCAACCGACTGAAGTTCACCCCACTATTCCGGTTGTGGTCGAACCAGTCGTTGTTCCATTGGTCGAGGGTCCTGCAATTCCAAGGTCGGTTGTTACTCTTGTGGTCGGCCCAGTAGCTGCTATTGTGAGGAAGGTGGCAACTTTGGCTGAGAAGAACCCTTCCCCAAGTCCAAAAAAGAAACCAATAATTGTTGTTGAAGAAGAGGTACGACCAGTTTGTTAGCAATTTTCCTCCTCTACCTTACTGGATGTCCTAATTAATGAACAACCTTTTTCTGTATAGGAGGACGAGAGCGAAGAACCCCCAACTGGCCGAGCTGCCACCCACCATTCCTCAGCCGGTAATCGAAATGGCTGGCCAAGTCAACCCTTTTGCTATCGAAGTAAATGCAAGACATGAAGCAGTTTCTTCTGTCGAAATGGAAGCGACGGTAGAAACGCCGATTCATCCCTAAGATCAAAATCTCGGCATTTCTTTACAGGAGGTTACTTCGGCCTTCGTAAGAACCTTCATTATCCTTTTATTAGCTTTCtggtttagaattctaaaccaaaaaaatattaaatgtcaagTGCCCAATTACTCGTTTCATCGAAAATTCTATACGCCGAAGGGTGTCATCTATATTTCATGGCCACCTCAGTAGCCGTCGAACATAGATAACCTTAATCAGCAGCGTGAATTAAAAAGTAGTCTtaaacactgggctcggccattaagcTCTCTAGGTTCGAGCAATGAAACAGGGGACATGGCCGAAGTCTTCTATTAGCAGGTCTAAAACAAATTCTCTCTACTATCTTCTTCAcgattttccttttttctaaAATCTTTTCAtgtgcagccttcatgggaagtcgagcTCGATGCTCTCCTCTCGAGTACTTCTAGAGTAGCCGGGCCTTTTGTCGCATCGACCGAACCTTCTGCGATTGCTACCGAATCCAATGTCTCCGCCAAGTTGCAGGAACTCCTATCCTTTTCGGCCTCTCAAGTCCTTTAGTGTAAAGGCCTTGACTTTGTAGGAGAGTGCCTAAACGATCTTGTAGCCTGTGGCTTGCTAAGCACCGAAAGTGTCGTCCACTTATCCGATATCCTAGAGTGGACCCGGCAACACTTTACTGCTTTTGAAAGGGCTCTCTCGGCTGAGGATGACCTAAAGGTtgcaaaggttgctcatgaagCCAGTCGACCGGAAGTTGATGtcgtaaaagaaaagaaaacgcgGCTAGCCGACCTTGATCATCAAATTGCCGAACTTCAATGTGAAGTTGCCAAACTTCAACTGCAAAGGTCGACTGTTACTTCAGAACTCGAAAAGGATTTTGAAGTGAATATGGCTCGACTAACAGACTTCGCAGCTGGCGCAAAGCAGATACATCAACTTCAGCTTAATAAAAGAACAAGACAGGCCGAAATCACAATGGGTGAAGTAAGGTGGTTGGAATTAAAAACCACTCTTGAAGCCTCCCTTCCCTCGACCCCTTAAGATTTTGATTTTAGTAATAAATTGTTGGAATTATGTGTAACTTCACTTGTACACCCTTTTGcaaaattaatgaaatgaacTTTTTATTCTCACATCTCCCAAGTGACTGGATAATAATACTTTAAAAATTTCCCATTGATTGGTAGTTTATGAATTAGATCTGTTCGGTTTTTCATATGGTATGCCCCATTTGCCAAGAACTTTGTGGACGATGAATGGTCCTTCCCAATTCAACGACCATTTTTCGAATCTGAGGTCCTTAATTCCTATTGGTAGCATAGTTTGCCAAATTAGCTCCCTTTCGCTGAATGTTTTTTGTTTGACCTGTCATTTATAAGCTCATTAGGCGATATTTTTCTATGCTACCAATAAATTGTAAGCATCAAGCCAAGCTTCCTCTAAATCCTCTAAATCTTGCCTCATGGCCTAATTATATTCGGCACTACTCAAACTGCTTTGCTCGACTACTCGTAACGAGTTTATACTTAGTTCGACAAGTAGCATCGCGTCGTGCCCGTAGGTCAACGCATATAGGTCGTCCCCGTTGTTGATCGGAGTGAagttcgatatgcccataaagcctcgtttaacttcaaatgccacatgcctggcttttcttttatcatttttttcgaGAATGCCGATCaaaactttattacttgctttGGCCTGTCTATTTGCTTGTGGGTCATACGACGTGGATTGTTCGAGTCAGATTCTCAAGTTCGCCGTATATTCTTTGAACCtatcggctgtgaagattgtgcTGTTGTCAGTTATGATCGATTCTGGTACAACGAATCTTGTTACAATATTTTCCTCCATGAAAATACAAACCTCTCTCGAGGTTAACTTGGTTTATGACTTTGCCTCGACCTATTTGGTGAAATAATCAATTGCTACgagtatccatgcatgctttgcTGATTCAGAAAATGACGTAACTTTACTGATtacatccatggcccatcctttGAACGGCCAAGGTTTGGTGACCGAGAAGTAATTCGGCCAGGACTTTTTATATAGGCCCATGAATTTGACATTCTACACATCCTTGTGCATACTCGATACAATCCTTCAATATACTCAGCCATAAATAGCCGTGTCGGCGAAGCAGCCAACACGTCTTGCATCCAGATTGATGAGCCCCACAAATTCCTTCGTGTACTTCTGCGATTGCTTAGGCAGCCTCCTGTAGGCTGAAGCATAATAACAATAAACCATCCTCACCTTTCTAGTACAACTCATTCTGATACAACACATAATTTGTGGCATGGAGCCTTGTCCTACGGTCGTGTTTGTCACTGAGGTTATCGAGATATCGCATGATTGACATTCTCCAGTCATCTGGTAATGTCTCGACAACACACACATCTACAGGATCTCCTCATTCTAACAATGAAGGTAAGGACATCACTCGTGTACGGATCACGTGGTCGTGTTAGAGAACTTGTTGATTAACAAGGCCAGGTGCGATTGTCGTACTACAGGTATCAATCGGCCTAACATGCCCCCCATGAGTTGTGCTCCGAAGGCTATTTGAGCCAGTTCGTCTGCGCCGATGTTTCGAACGCGGGATATGTGTTTGAACATGATACCGTCGAACGACTCAGCCAAATAGCTGGAAACCATGTGATAAGGCGCCAGAGTATAACTCATGCAATGACAAGTTGCattgagttggttaatcacaagtttcGAATCCCCGAGGACGAGTAGGCGGGCTGCCTGATGAACAAATTATATTTCTCTCAAGTGCACGAATTGATATGATAGTATAGCAAGCAAGTGTCGTACCCACAGGGATTTGTAAAGTCACCTAACTAAATCCAATTTTGTAGTACCCACTAGAATTAAAATAACGAAAACAACTAAActacaaaattcaaataattaaccaaAGAGAAGTTGATCAAGTAATCTTAAGTGTAGTAAATTAAAGAGAATTTATGTAAATAATTTTTGAAAACAATGGTTGAAACACTAGGTATCCTACTTCACCATATCAATCCAATTCTATGTCATTAGATAACTTAGCAAGAACAATTGAATTCAGGTTCTAGGGTTCGTTCTCTCTTTATTATGATTATCCATTAGGCGTCTGGGTGTAACCAAGTATTCTTAATCATCAACTTAACCATGGTGTCTAGTCTAagtcaataataaaaaatccaTTAAGTGCAAGAAgaacaaagaaaaccaaaaagtgTCTTAGCATGGGGTCTGCATCAACAACAATTCATTCATCCAAGAGAGCTATCTCAAGGCTAACCATATGGCGTCTACTATAATGTTGTCTCATACATCTAAAAATTCATATTAAAGGTAGCTAATCAATAACATGAACATAAATAATGATTTAAGCACAatgaatgaaactagaaaccctGAATTGATAAAAGAATAAAGTTAACTAAGACATAGAATTATCATGAAGGCTACATCGGATCCCTAACAAAGAATTAGTTCATCACGACCATCAAATTATAATAAGACATAATTATCACAATCATGATCACCAAGTCTGAAAAGatgtaaaagaaaacaaaggagAACCCCCTCGGCGTTGGCGTCTTCCTTAGGTCAATTTGCTAAAACCGTATGATGAACTGCATTCCTCCCCCTTTCCACGTTGCTGCCCTCTCTTCAcgttcctcatttttcttcttctttttacaATCATCCAAGGAATATATAGTTAGGTTTAGGTTAGGCTTTGCTTTGCCGCAATTGTTGAATGCCAGCCCAAACAAGAATCCCAACATGTTTCCTGATTCACATTGGACTCCACTTCCGCGTAGAATTCCTGAACTGACCATCTCGTACTAAAACAggtataacttcttctcgaaGCATCCAAATCATGATCTGtaaaattctaccaaaactAGACATCCAGAGATTTCCATACATATGTGACACAACACCCAGTTCATCCTGATGAATTTTTGAAGTCCCAACGAAAATGACAGTTCTGCGCAGCACCTTCTAGCTCCAGTTATAATTTTCACACAGCAGCCATTAAATTGTGGATTGAACAATTTAACATTTCATGATTGTTGGAA
This genomic interval from Malus domestica chromosome 05, GDT2T_hap1 contains the following:
- the LOC108172971 gene encoding uncharacterized protein; amino-acid sequence: MAATTVSVTRNKWPRPEIGVVGATVLSVFLPPPVVDVSVKGPQDHSMDQPTEVHPTIPVVVEPVVVPLVEGPAIPRSVVTLVVGPVAAIVRKVATLAEKNPSPSPKKKPIIVVEEEPSWEVELDALLSSTSRVAGPFVASTEPSAIATESNVSAKLQELLSFSASQVL